A stretch of Deltaproteobacteria bacterium DNA encodes these proteins:
- a CDS encoding pirin family protein gives MVPGQDLQGRTAAQPTPAAAARAIEGIYQAPSLHWVGDGFRVAGYFSAIPDAVRKLDPFLLLDYHPTYEYPPAVRPRGVGVHPHRGFETVTLAFQGSVAHHDSTGAGGVIGPGDVQWMTAASGILHKEHHEAGWAKHGGPFQMAQLWVNLPRAHKMDAPHYQAIAADRMGQVALPNDAGQVRIIAGEFQGAKGPAKTYTPMSVLDVRLNAGGTVELPFPARQNVGLLVMQGELTVNGAAKATMHDFVVFENQGDRIVVEAGPEAQLLVLGGEPIGEPVVQYGPFVMNSRREIEQAIHDFNSGKFGDLED, from the coding sequence ATGGTACCCGGACAGGATCTTCAAGGTCGCACGGCGGCGCAGCCAACCCCGGCGGCCGCGGCCAGGGCCATCGAGGGCATCTACCAGGCCCCCAGCCTCCACTGGGTGGGCGACGGGTTTCGCGTCGCCGGCTATTTCTCGGCGATACCGGACGCGGTCCGCAAGCTGGACCCGTTTCTCTTGCTCGACTACCACCCGACGTACGAATACCCGCCGGCGGTGCGCCCGCGGGGCGTCGGTGTGCATCCGCATCGCGGGTTCGAGACCGTGACGCTGGCCTTTCAGGGGAGCGTCGCGCACCACGACAGCACCGGCGCCGGCGGCGTGATCGGGCCCGGCGACGTCCAGTGGATGACCGCGGCCTCGGGCATCCTCCACAAGGAACACCACGAGGCCGGCTGGGCGAAGCACGGCGGCCCGTTCCAGATGGCGCAGCTCTGGGTGAACCTGCCCCGGGCGCACAAGATGGACGCGCCGCACTACCAGGCCATCGCCGCCGACCGGATGGGCCAGGTCGCGCTGCCCAACGACGCCGGCCAGGTGCGAATCATCGCGGGCGAATTCCAGGGCGCCAAGGGACCGGCGAAGACCTACACGCCGATGAGCGTGCTCGACGTCCGCCTGAACGCCGGGGGCACGGTCGAGCTCCCGTTCCCGGCCCGCCAGAATGTTGGGCTGCTGGTGATGCAGGGTGAGCTCACGGTCAACGGCGCGGCGAAGGCGACCATGCACGACTTCGTTGTCTTCGAGAACCAGGGCGACCGGATCGTCGTCGAGGCGGGCCCCGAGGCCCAGCTCCTGGTCCTCGGGGGAGAGCCGATCGGCGAGCCGGTGGTGCAGTACGGGCCCTTCGTCATGAACAGCCGGCGGGAGATCGAGCAGGCGATCCACGACTTCAACAGCGGGAAGTTCGGGGACCTCGAGGACTGA
- a CDS encoding XRE family transcriptional regulator, translating to MPSKPKRWKDVRARLDARLTPAQVAEDEQWVERASLELDLREVRELLGITQEELAQRVKTTQSELSRLERREDKRLSTLRRYVEALGGELEVTIRFGNKMVRLSGR from the coding sequence ATGCCGAGCAAGCCGAAGCGCTGGAAGGACGTCAGAGCGCGTCTCGACGCGCGGCTGACCCCGGCCCAGGTCGCCGAGGATGAGCAGTGGGTGGAACGAGCGTCGCTGGAGCTGGACCTGCGCGAGGTTCGCGAGCTCCTCGGCATCACCCAGGAGGAGCTCGCGCAGAGGGTCAAGACCACCCAGTCCGAGCTCTCCCGCCTCGAGCGCCGCGAGGACAAGCGCCTCTCGACCCTGCGCCGCTACGTCGAGGCCCTGGGTGGTGAGCTCGAGGTGACGATCCGCTTCGGCAACAAGATGGTGCGGCTGAGCGGTCGGTAG
- a CDS encoding type II toxin-antitoxin system RelE/ParE family toxin — MVEVLVTDEFVGWFETLDDADGRAVKRCVDLLEQRGVALGHPHASAINGSRYALRELRIQSGGRPLRVLYAFDPRRNAVLIIGGDKTGDGRFYERMVPRAENIWAQYLAEQAAGLHDEED, encoded by the coding sequence ATGGTCGAGGTGCTGGTCACCGACGAGTTCGTCGGCTGGTTCGAGACCCTCGACGATGCAGACGGCCGCGCGGTGAAGCGGTGCGTGGACCTACTCGAGCAGCGTGGCGTGGCGCTCGGCCATCCCCATGCGAGCGCGATCAATGGAAGCCGCTACGCGCTCCGTGAGCTGCGCATTCAGTCCGGAGGCCGTCCGTTGCGCGTGCTCTACGCTTTCGACCCGAGGCGAAATGCGGTGCTGATCATCGGTGGTGACAAGACGGGTGACGGTCGCTTCTACGAAAGGATGGTTCCGCGGGCGGAAAACATCTGGGCGCAGTACCTGGCCGAGCAGGCCGCAGGGCTGCACGACGAGGAGGATTGA
- a CDS encoding RecQ family ATP-dependent DNA helicase yields MSKLARDRLEGREILRQALANPEADFRPGQWEAIDRLVNRRERLLVVERTGWGKSSVYFIATRLLRNRGRGPTIIISPLLALMRNQLEAAKRLGLRARTVNSANRQDWPAIQRALRANQVDALLISPERLSNDAFVRETLEPVARNVGMLVVDEAHCISDWGHDFRPDYRRIVRVLQHMTPQVAVLGTTATANQRVIDDVVTQLGGIGIQRGSLVRNSLALQNLRLPDQAACLTWLAKYLPGLEGAGIIYVLTKRLAEEASTWLQQRGIDARPYHAGVEDSSGRRKADHRVQLERMLLENRVKALVCTTALGMGFDKPDLGFVIHLQAPGSLVSYYQQVGRAGRALERAVGVLLSSPEDEKTNAYFRDAAFPKDGEVQTVLDALDACDGLGEEGLLRSTNLKETRLRYTLRFLEALESAPLMKVDGQWRRLPVEYRLDEEYVRHIRARREAEWREVQRYLDTKECLMRFLARALDDPSAADCGRCANCTGRPVVRGASEAVPKEDAARFLTRRDFPFVAREELDGGTLPKYGFSRRIPPHLLPEEGRVLSRWRDSGWGQVVADEKAAGHFGAGLVDATAEMIATRWRPCPEPLWLTCVPSQRHPELVPDFARRLAARLGLPFVPAVRKVRDNAPQKEQQNRFQQCQNLDGVFAVEEGIPPGPVLLVDDIVDSGWTLTVIAALLRRAGSGPVLPVALASTSTGD; encoded by the coding sequence GTGAGCAAGCTCGCACGAGATCGGCTGGAAGGACGGGAGATCCTGCGACAGGCCCTGGCTAATCCGGAAGCGGACTTTCGCCCAGGTCAGTGGGAAGCCATCGACCGCCTGGTCAACCGGCGCGAGCGACTGCTCGTGGTCGAGCGCACGGGCTGGGGCAAGAGCAGCGTCTACTTCATCGCCACGCGGCTGCTGCGCAACCGAGGGCGTGGACCAACGATCATCATCTCGCCCCTGCTTGCGCTCATGCGCAACCAACTCGAGGCGGCGAAACGACTGGGGCTGCGCGCCCGTACCGTCAATTCCGCCAACCGCCAGGACTGGCCGGCGATCCAGCGCGCCCTGCGTGCGAATCAGGTCGACGCCCTCCTCATCTCGCCCGAGCGTCTGAGCAACGACGCCTTCGTGCGGGAGACCCTCGAACCGGTGGCACGGAACGTCGGCATGCTCGTCGTCGACGAGGCGCACTGCATCTCCGACTGGGGACACGACTTCCGTCCCGACTACCGGCGCATCGTCAGGGTCCTGCAACACATGACGCCCCAGGTCGCGGTCCTGGGCACCACGGCCACCGCCAACCAGCGCGTCATCGACGACGTCGTGACCCAACTGGGGGGCATCGGCATCCAGCGGGGCTCCCTGGTGCGCAATAGCCTGGCCCTGCAGAACCTTCGCCTCCCGGACCAGGCCGCCTGCCTCACCTGGCTCGCGAAATATCTGCCGGGCCTGGAGGGCGCGGGCATCATCTACGTGCTGACCAAGCGACTCGCCGAGGAAGCGTCGACGTGGCTTCAGCAGAGAGGCATCGACGCACGGCCCTACCATGCCGGCGTCGAGGACTCTTCCGGCCGCAGAAAGGCCGACCACCGCGTCCAACTGGAACGGATGCTCCTCGAGAACCGCGTCAAGGCCTTGGTCTGTACGACGGCCCTGGGCATGGGGTTCGACAAGCCAGACCTCGGGTTCGTGATTCACCTCCAAGCCCCCGGTTCGCTCGTCTCCTACTACCAGCAGGTCGGACGAGCCGGACGAGCTCTCGAGCGCGCCGTCGGGGTCTTGCTCTCGTCGCCGGAGGACGAAAAGACGAACGCCTACTTCCGCGACGCCGCCTTCCCGAAGGACGGCGAGGTGCAAACCGTGCTCGACGCGCTCGACGCGTGCGATGGACTCGGCGAGGAGGGCCTCCTTCGCAGCACCAACCTCAAGGAGACGCGCCTAAGATACACGCTGCGCTTCCTCGAGGCCCTCGAGTCGGCCCCCCTGATGAAGGTGGACGGCCAATGGAGGCGCCTTCCCGTCGAGTACAGGCTCGACGAGGAATACGTTCGACACATCAGGGCTCGCCGCGAGGCGGAATGGCGCGAGGTTCAGCGCTACCTCGACACCAAAGAGTGTCTGATGAGGTTTCTCGCTCGTGCGCTGGATGATCCGAGCGCCGCCGACTGTGGTCGGTGCGCGAATTGCACGGGCCGGCCGGTGGTCCGTGGCGCGAGCGAAGCGGTGCCAAAGGAGGACGCCGCACGTTTCCTCACGCGACGTGACTTCCCCTTCGTTGCACGGGAGGAGCTCGACGGAGGGACGTTGCCGAAATATGGGTTCTCCAGACGTATCCCGCCACACCTGCTGCCCGAGGAGGGGCGGGTGCTCAGTCGGTGGCGCGATTCGGGATGGGGTCAGGTGGTGGCTGACGAGAAGGCGGCCGGCCACTTCGGCGCTGGGCTCGTGGATGCCACGGCGGAGATGATCGCGACACGTTGGAGGCCGTGCCCGGAGCCCCTGTGGCTCACCTGCGTCCCATCGCAGCGGCACCCCGAGCTCGTCCCCGACTTCGCACGCCGGCTGGCCGCGCGACTCGGCCTGCCCTTCGTGCCCGCCGTGCGCAAGGTGCGGGACAACGCGCCGCAGAAGGAGCAGCAGAATCGCTTCCAGCAGTGCCAAAACCTCGACGGGGTCTTCGCCGTCGAAGAGGGCATTCCCCCGGGCCCCGTCCTTCTGGTAGACGATATCGTGGACTCGGGCTGGACCCTGACGGTGATCGCGGCGCTGCTCCGACGCGCGGGGAGCGGCCCGGTCTTGCCCGTGGCGCTGGCCTCGACGAGCACCGGAGACTGA
- a CDS encoding DNA-protecting protein DprA: MTLGPQTQAVLLLTARFGKPGPTEPRPLSPTEWGRFALWLHERGLRPEDLLEADPTGRLDGFSDQSIGPERVGFLLGRGAALGLASERWARAGIWVLTRGDTAYPSRLKKHFQNATPPVLFGCGKRELLDKGGLAVVGSRNATAEELGFATELGRTAAAQGHSIVSGGARGIDEAAMLGALDREGTVVGVLADDLLKSATSARFRQGLLAKNLVLVSPFGPETGFEVGNAMGRNKYIYALAEAAVVVTSTEGKGGTWAGALEDLKHRWVPLWVRRTGDTPPGNAALLGRGARPLPDGELDLAALFAASSEAPANAAPVASPSTGERTPRTVALAPAQVELDLRPRAVAPKPEAPPRPPPTEAPPPDSFYAFFLSRLRALTADGPLTEAALLAALELTKPQLTTWLKRAVTEGHAARLARPVRYRAT, encoded by the coding sequence ATGACCCTCGGGCCCCAGACGCAGGCGGTGCTGCTCCTCACCGCGCGCTTCGGCAAGCCCGGCCCGACGGAGCCCCGGCCCCTCTCCCCGACGGAGTGGGGCCGCTTCGCGCTCTGGCTGCACGAACGCGGGCTTCGCCCCGAGGACCTGCTCGAGGCCGACCCCACAGGGCGGCTCGACGGCTTCTCCGACCAGAGCATCGGCCCCGAGCGCGTGGGCTTTCTGCTCGGACGGGGCGCGGCGCTCGGCCTGGCCTCGGAGCGCTGGGCGCGGGCGGGGATCTGGGTGCTCACGCGCGGCGACACGGCCTATCCGTCGCGCCTCAAGAAGCACTTCCAGAACGCGACTCCACCCGTGCTCTTCGGCTGCGGCAAGCGCGAGCTCCTCGACAAGGGGGGGCTCGCCGTGGTGGGTTCGCGCAACGCCACGGCCGAGGAGCTCGGTTTCGCCACCGAGCTCGGGCGCACCGCCGCCGCCCAGGGGCACTCGATCGTCTCCGGCGGCGCGCGCGGCATCGACGAGGCCGCCATGCTCGGCGCGCTGGACCGCGAGGGCACCGTCGTCGGCGTGCTGGCGGACGACCTGCTGAAGTCCGCCACCTCGGCGCGATTTCGCCAGGGGCTTCTCGCGAAGAACCTCGTGCTGGTCTCTCCCTTCGGCCCCGAGACCGGTTTCGAGGTGGGCAACGCGATGGGGCGCAACAAGTACATCTACGCGCTCGCCGAAGCCGCTGTGGTCGTCACCTCCACCGAGGGCAAGGGCGGCACCTGGGCCGGCGCGCTCGAAGACCTCAAGCACCGCTGGGTGCCGCTCTGGGTGCGGCGCACCGGCGATACGCCGCCGGGCAACGCGGCGCTGCTGGGGCGCGGAGCACGGCCGCTTCCCGACGGCGAGCTCGACCTCGCAGCGCTCTTCGCCGCGTCGTCGGAGGCCCCTGCCAACGCCGCACCCGTCGCCTCCCCTTCGACTGGGGAGCGCACGCCGCGCACCGTCGCCCTCGCACCCGCTCAGGTGGAGCTCGACCTCCGACCCCGAGCGGTGGCCCCGAAGCCCGAGGCGCCGCCCCGCCCGCCGCCTACAGAGGCCCCTCCACCCGACTCCTTCTACGCCTTCTTCCTCTCCCGGCTACGCGCCCTCACCGCCGATGGGCCGCTCACCGAGGCTGCGCTGCTCGCGGCGCTCGAGCTGACGAAGCCCCAGCTCACGACCTGGCTGAAGCGCGCCGTGACCGAGGGACACGCGGCCAGGCTTGCCCGACCGGTTCGCTATCGCGCTACGTGA
- a CDS encoding B12-binding domain-containing radical SAM protein — MRALLVYPRFPRTYWGQEYTHAITGKRAVLPPLGLLTVAALCPAHWRLRLVDLNVEPLSDADLAWSDVVLLSAMRVQQESFHEVVRRAHAAGKRVVAGGPYVTTDPEAAPEVDHLVLGEAEDLLPGFLAALEAGDAPARVGPAAARPDPAKSPPPRFDLLKVQHYTAVGVQFSRGCPFNCEFCDIIEIFGRVPRTKSPEQFVAELDAVRATGYRGAVFVVDDNFIGNKVAAKRMLGALGTWSRTHAFPFDFFTEASVNLAGEDALVAALVAAGFSAVFLGIETPSREALAETHKRQNLHLELDRAVEKLVSSGLNVMAGFIVGFDADDAQIFERQHEFISRSPIAMAMVGMLTALPGTQLWRRLKAEGRLRHVSEGGNQGRSNFVTRLPEDELVAGYERLLARLYEPRAYFGRALRSLELQRGAKASPYRRPLGFAARALALSIWKQGVRGSYRAEYWRFLAQAALLGRQSFARGMAFAIAGEHMIRFTAEDVLPALACTGGPRESAVEEATASAAATTSRRAARAAASRGSAWPAPPPAPSSLPPRAQPTAS; from the coding sequence ATGAGAGCGTTGCTTGTCTATCCGCGCTTCCCGCGCACGTACTGGGGCCAGGAATACACCCACGCCATCACCGGAAAGCGCGCGGTCTTGCCGCCGCTCGGGCTGCTCACGGTGGCCGCGCTGTGCCCCGCGCACTGGCGCCTGCGGCTCGTGGATCTGAACGTGGAGCCGCTGTCCGACGCCGACCTCGCCTGGAGCGACGTGGTGCTGCTCTCCGCCATGCGCGTGCAGCAGGAGTCGTTCCACGAGGTGGTGCGTCGCGCGCACGCGGCGGGGAAGCGCGTCGTGGCGGGGGGCCCGTACGTGACGACCGATCCCGAGGCGGCCCCCGAGGTGGATCATCTCGTGCTCGGCGAGGCGGAGGACCTTCTGCCGGGGTTTCTGGCCGCGCTCGAGGCGGGGGACGCGCCCGCTCGGGTGGGCCCGGCCGCCGCGCGGCCCGATCCGGCGAAGAGCCCGCCGCCGCGCTTCGACCTCCTCAAGGTCCAGCACTACACGGCGGTCGGGGTGCAGTTCTCCCGCGGGTGCCCCTTCAACTGCGAGTTCTGCGACATCATCGAGATCTTCGGTCGCGTGCCGCGGACCAAGTCGCCCGAGCAGTTCGTCGCGGAGCTCGACGCCGTGCGGGCTACCGGCTATCGCGGCGCGGTCTTCGTCGTCGACGACAACTTCATCGGCAACAAGGTCGCGGCGAAGCGCATGCTCGGTGCGCTTGGCACGTGGAGCCGGACGCACGCCTTTCCGTTCGATTTCTTCACCGAGGCCTCGGTCAACCTGGCCGGGGAGGACGCGCTCGTCGCGGCGCTCGTCGCGGCCGGCTTCTCCGCGGTCTTCCTCGGCATCGAGACGCCCTCGCGCGAGGCGCTCGCCGAGACGCACAAGCGGCAGAACCTGCACCTCGAGCTGGATCGCGCGGTGGAGAAGCTCGTCTCGAGCGGCCTGAACGTGATGGCCGGCTTCATCGTGGGCTTCGACGCCGACGACGCCCAGATCTTCGAGCGGCAGCACGAGTTCATCTCGCGCTCGCCGATCGCCATGGCCATGGTGGGGATGCTCACGGCGCTTCCTGGCACGCAGCTCTGGCGGCGGCTCAAGGCCGAGGGTCGGCTGCGCCACGTCAGCGAGGGGGGTAACCAGGGGCGGTCGAACTTCGTCACTCGGCTCCCCGAGGACGAGCTCGTGGCAGGTTACGAGCGCCTCCTCGCGCGGCTCTACGAACCGCGGGCCTACTTCGGCAGGGCGCTCCGGAGCCTCGAGCTCCAGCGCGGGGCGAAGGCGAGCCCCTATCGCCGGCCCCTCGGGTTCGCGGCGCGCGCGCTGGCCCTGTCGATCTGGAAGCAGGGGGTGCGCGGGAGCTACCGCGCCGAGTACTGGCGTTTCCTCGCGCAGGCGGCGCTGCTCGGCCGCCAGAGTTTCGCGCGCGGCATGGCCTTCGCCATCGCGGGGGAGCACATGATCCGCTTCACCGCGGAGGACGTGCTCCCGGCGCTGGCCTGCACGGGCGGACCCAGGGAGAGCGCGGTCGAAGAGGCGACGGCGAGCGCGGCGGCGACTACTTCGAGGCGGGCGGCTCGAGCGGCTGCTTCGCGAGGTAGCGCTTGGCCAGCGCCTCCACCTGCTCCTTCTTCTCTCCCGCCCCGAGCACAACCCACTGCTTCTTGA
- a CDS encoding sensor histidine kinase has product MLALIFIVTPSALILSVGILVLAFGQKAHETVFGILILSFAAVLVAGVIATLVYVRRERGIARLQTDFVSKVSHDLRTPLTSIRMFVETLQMGRVESPETTAQCLNVIATETARLTTLIDRLLLWARMEAGQLRYATAPHTVEDLVESALDAFAPQLLVTPARVTCELPPDLPRVNVNLQAMTEALLNLLQNAHRYTGADKQITLRAQSRGPVVELEVEDNGPGVPEVAERRIFEKFYRAPDAELGNVPGTGLGLAIVENIVQAHGGTVALCRRPERGAIFVITLPAVS; this is encoded by the coding sequence CTGCTGGCGCTGATCTTCATCGTCACCCCGAGCGCGCTGATCCTGTCGGTCGGCATCCTGGTGCTGGCCTTCGGCCAGAAGGCCCACGAGACGGTTTTCGGCATCTTGATCCTGAGCTTTGCCGCCGTGCTGGTGGCGGGCGTGATCGCGACGCTGGTCTACGTCCGTCGAGAGCGCGGCATCGCGCGCCTGCAGACCGACTTCGTCTCGAAGGTCTCGCACGACCTCCGCACCCCGCTCACCAGCATCCGCATGTTCGTGGAGACGCTGCAGATGGGGCGCGTCGAGAGCCCCGAGACGACCGCCCAGTGCCTGAACGTGATCGCCACCGAGACGGCGCGCCTCACCACGCTCATCGACCGGCTGCTCCTCTGGGCCCGCATGGAGGCCGGCCAGCTCCGCTACGCCACGGCCCCGCACACCGTCGAGGACCTCGTCGAATCGGCGCTCGACGCCTTTGCCCCGCAGCTCCTCGTCACCCCCGCGCGCGTGACCTGCGAGCTCCCCCCCGACCTCCCGCGCGTGAACGTGAACCTGCAGGCCATGACCGAAGCGCTCCTGAACCTGCTCCAGAACGCGCACCGCTACACCGGGGCCGACAAGCAGATCACCCTGCGCGCGCAGAGCCGCGGGCCGGTCGTCGAGCTCGAGGTGGAAGACAACGGCCCGGGCGTCCCCGAGGTGGCCGAGCGCCGCATCTTCGAGAAGTTCTACCGCGCTCCCGACGCCGAGCTCGGGAATGTCCCCGGCACCGGGCTCGGCCTGGCCATCGTGGAGAACATCGTGCAGGCCCACGGCGGCACGGTGGCGCTCTGCCGCCGCCCGGAGAGGGGGGCGATCTTCGTGATCACTCTCCCCGCGGTGAGCTGA
- a CDS encoding response regulator transcription factor, translated as MAEKVLLVEDDPSIQQGLELNLRLEGYEVFCASDGEEGLRAIRERHPDLVVLDIMLPKLDGFRVIEEVRAADPDLPILVLSAKGHEADKVLGLSLGADDYLTKPFGLAELLARVRAGLRRRRQLQSPPAEPRVALPADLEVDLASRRVVVRGREVEMTAREFDLLRYFLAHPAVVFTREQLMHAVWGPQHYGTPRTVDNFVARLRAKIEEDPEAPRHLLTVRGVGYRFDP; from the coding sequence ATGGCGGAAAAGGTCCTGCTCGTCGAAGACGACCCGTCGATCCAGCAAGGCCTCGAGCTGAACCTGCGCCTCGAGGGGTACGAGGTCTTCTGCGCGAGCGACGGAGAGGAGGGGCTGCGCGCGATCCGCGAGCGCCACCCCGATCTCGTGGTGCTGGACATCATGCTCCCCAAGCTCGACGGCTTCCGCGTGATCGAGGAGGTGCGCGCCGCCGACCCGGACCTGCCGATCCTCGTGCTCTCGGCCAAGGGGCACGAGGCGGACAAGGTGCTGGGGCTCTCCCTCGGCGCGGACGACTACCTGACCAAGCCCTTCGGCCTGGCGGAGCTCCTCGCGCGCGTGCGCGCCGGCCTGCGTCGACGACGCCAGCTCCAGTCCCCGCCCGCCGAGCCGCGCGTGGCGCTCCCCGCCGACCTGGAGGTGGACCTCGCCTCGCGGCGCGTGGTCGTGCGGGGCCGCGAGGTGGAGATGACGGCGCGCGAGTTCGACCTGCTGCGCTACTTCCTCGCCCATCCGGCCGTGGTCTTCACGCGCGAACAGCTCATGCACGCGGTCTGGGGACCCCAGCACTACGGCACGCCCCGCACGGTGGACAACTTCGTGGCCCGGCTCCGGGCGAAGATCGAGGAGGACCCCGAGGCTCCGCGTCACCTGCTCACGGTACGAGGGGTGGGCTACAGGTTCGATCCGTAG